A region from the Beduinella massiliensis genome encodes:
- a CDS encoding DeoR/GlpR family DNA-binding transcription regulator, which translates to MRALRIEEEELFVRENGVVSLEALCERFHVSLNTIRRDIACMVERGSVEKVFGGVRPASHRLTPFHMRDALLSAEKQRIGLAAAELIHPGDVVYIGPGSTSYRLLDGISALSGVTVITNNLRAMEHASTMANVTLIALPGQLFTRNISFNDPDQPSFFDRYNVRIAFMSVAGISLKRGVTYDSIAESDFCRHVLTRCSKRVLMADRTKFDVVGLTTTAELSSFDVLITDAAPSEAYLEEISRAGVHLIVAGQPE; encoded by the coding sequence ATGCGCGCACTACGTATTGAGGAAGAGGAATTGTTTGTCCGTGAAAACGGTGTGGTGTCTCTCGAGGCGCTTTGTGAGCGGTTCCATGTTTCCCTGAACACCATACGCCGCGACATCGCCTGTATGGTGGAGCGCGGCAGCGTCGAAAAGGTGTTCGGCGGGGTTCGTCCCGCTTCTCATCGACTTACCCCCTTTCATATGCGCGACGCGCTCCTGTCCGCGGAAAAACAGCGCATCGGGCTTGCTGCCGCCGAACTCATTCACCCCGGCGACGTCGTCTACATCGGCCCGGGTTCGACGTCGTACCGCCTGCTCGATGGAATTTCCGCGCTTTCCGGCGTTACCGTCATCACCAATAACCTGCGCGCGATGGAACATGCCTCAACGATGGCGAATGTAACGCTCATCGCCTTGCCCGGCCAGCTGTTTACCCGAAATATTTCGTTTAACGACCCGGATCAGCCGTCCTTCTTCGATCGTTACAACGTGCGGATTGCCTTCATGTCCGTAGCCGGCATCTCGCTCAAACGAGGGGTTACCTATGATTCCATCGCTGAATCCGATTTTTGCCGTCATGTGCTCACGCGTTGTTCTAAGCGCGTCCTGATGGCGGATCGAACCAAATTCGACGTGGTGGGGCTCACGACGACAGCAGAGCTTTCCTCTTTCGACGTGCTGATAACCGACGCTGCGCCGTCGGAGGCCTACCTTGAGGAAATCTCACGTGCCGGCGTTCACCTTATCGTCGCCGGTCAACCCGAATAG
- a CDS encoding MalY/PatB family protein — protein sequence METFDFAYFDRGIDRVGTDCEKWDFLRAREGADVLPMWVADMDFPSPPAVSEAMAHRAQHATYGYTEPVDEDFDCVIDYWQRHHGLALRKEEIVLLPCVITGLRMGVRTMTHPGDGVIIQPPVYGPFFRAIEENDRRIVENPLIYENGRWRMDFAGLEACMQQGAKLLLLCNPHNPAGRAWDEDDLSRVVALCRQYSVKLVCDEIHADFVYAPKRHIPILSVPGAREIAVSLAAASKTFNVAGLKQAVMFAPAEALRAPIEKELNACGVVSGNQFALVGTRACYVHGDAWLKGLKEYLVESRRIVCEFMAERLPHIGVSELEATYLMWLDCRSLGVDEQELHRRTVDVARVALTEGSFFGTQGNGFLRLNIGCPHAQLREALIRLEKALKK from the coding sequence ATGGAGACGTTTGATTTCGCTTACTTTGACCGGGGCATTGACCGGGTCGGCACGGACTGCGAAAAGTGGGATTTTCTGCGCGCGCGCGAAGGCGCGGACGTGCTGCCGATGTGGGTTGCCGACATGGACTTCCCTTCCCCGCCCGCCGTCAGCGAGGCGATGGCGCACCGCGCGCAGCACGCCACCTACGGATACACCGAACCGGTGGACGAGGACTTTGATTGCGTCATCGATTACTGGCAGCGCCATCACGGCCTTGCGCTCCGCAAAGAGGAGATCGTCCTTCTCCCCTGCGTCATCACGGGGCTGCGCATGGGCGTGCGCACGATGACCCACCCCGGTGACGGCGTCATCATCCAGCCGCCGGTCTACGGCCCGTTCTTCCGCGCGATCGAAGAAAACGACCGCCGCATCGTCGAAAACCCGTTGATCTATGAAAACGGCCGTTGGCGGATGGACTTCGCGGGCCTGGAAGCCTGCATGCAGCAGGGCGCGAAGCTCTTGCTGCTGTGCAACCCGCACAACCCGGCGGGCCGGGCGTGGGACGAAGACGATCTTTCCCGCGTGGTCGCGCTCTGCCGCCAATACAGCGTGAAGCTCGTCTGCGACGAGATCCACGCGGACTTCGTCTACGCGCCCAAGCGCCACATCCCAATCCTTTCCGTCCCCGGCGCGAGGGAAATTGCGGTCTCCCTGGCTGCGGCGAGCAAGACGTTTAACGTCGCCGGGCTCAAGCAGGCGGTGATGTTCGCGCCTGCCGAGGCGTTGCGCGCGCCCATCGAAAAGGAGCTGAACGCCTGCGGCGTAGTCAGCGGCAACCAGTTCGCGCTGGTAGGTACGCGCGCGTGCTACGTGCACGGCGATGCGTGGTTGAAGGGGCTCAAGGAATACCTGGTGGAGTCGCGCCGCATCGTGTGCGAATTTATGGCGGAGCGCCTGCCGCACATCGGAGTGAGCGAGCTGGAGGCGACGTATCTCATGTGGCTGGATTGCCGCAGCCTGGGCGTGGACGAACAGGAGCTGCACCGGCGCACGGTCGATGTAGCGCGTGTGGCGCTCACGGAGGGCTCCTTCTTCGGCACGCAGGGGAACGGATTCCTGCGGCTCAACATCGGATGTCCGCATGCGCAGCTGCGGGAGGCGCTGATCCGGCTGGAAAAGGCCCTCAAAAAATAA
- the pepV gene encoding dipeptidase PepV, whose amino-acid sequence MNHPALDRAVEALRPQLEETLAAWIRIPSVKGDPQPGAPFGTDVRRMLDRALQDGNALLGNARDIDGYACDMEIGEGEDVIGILAHLDVVPAGDGWQVDPFGATVKDGKMYGRGTSDDKGPAVAALYAMKAVKDAGIALNKRVRLILGCDEESGMDDIAYYDEKVGLPALGFSPDAEFPVINTEKGILQMEARAEMRCQTIVSIQAGTRPNVVPGTAVAVVRGADAADKAMAFAAQHGIRLSCETLEGDTYRLTVTGVPAHASTPWQGVNAASQLLLVLEAIGAGGKRIKALADAIGHDSDGTGLGIAGSDKVSGPLTINLGLLSYDGETLSATFDCRYPVFYSDAQIVRFVELRLSEGSFTIDAGHASQPHHVPESSFIVRSLLKVYGELSGHDAHTVAIGGGTYARCMKQAVAFGPLFPGEEELAHQAGENVDLAQLMLSVRIFAYAIVELAGA is encoded by the coding sequence ATGAACCATCCCGCTTTAGATCGGGCCGTGGAGGCCCTCCGGCCGCAGCTCGAGGAAACCCTCGCTGCCTGGATTCGCATTCCTTCCGTCAAGGGCGATCCGCAGCCCGGCGCGCCCTTCGGCACGGACGTGCGCCGCATGCTCGACCGCGCGCTGCAGGACGGCAACGCGCTGCTCGGAAACGCCCGCGATATCGACGGCTACGCCTGCGACATGGAAATCGGCGAGGGCGAGGACGTCATCGGCATCCTCGCGCACCTGGACGTCGTGCCCGCCGGTGACGGCTGGCAGGTCGACCCTTTTGGCGCGACCGTAAAGGACGGCAAGATGTACGGCCGCGGCACCAGCGACGACAAGGGCCCCGCGGTCGCGGCGCTGTACGCGATGAAGGCCGTGAAGGATGCGGGCATCGCCCTGAACAAGCGCGTTCGCCTCATCCTCGGCTGCGACGAGGAGAGCGGCATGGACGACATCGCCTATTACGACGAAAAGGTCGGTCTGCCCGCCCTCGGCTTCTCGCCCGACGCGGAGTTCCCCGTCATCAATACCGAAAAAGGCATTTTGCAGATGGAAGCGCGCGCCGAGATGCGCTGCCAGACGATCGTCTCCATCCAGGCCGGCACGCGCCCCAACGTGGTGCCCGGCACGGCCGTCGCGGTCGTCCGCGGCGCAGACGCCGCCGACAAGGCGATGGCCTTCGCGGCGCAGCATGGCATCCGCCTCTCCTGTGAAACGCTCGAGGGCGATACCTACAGGCTGACCGTCACCGGCGTCCCCGCGCACGCCTCCACCCCCTGGCAGGGCGTAAATGCCGCCAGCCAGCTCCTCCTCGTGCTCGAGGCCATCGGCGCGGGCGGCAAGCGCATCAAGGCGCTGGCGGACGCCATCGGCCACGACTCGGACGGCACGGGGCTCGGCATTGCCGGTTCGGACAAGGTCTCCGGCCCGCTTACGATCAACCTGGGTCTGCTGTCCTACGACGGCGAGACGCTCAGCGCGACGTTCGACTGCCGCTATCCCGTGTTTTACAGCGACGCGCAGATCGTGCGCTTCGTCGAACTGCGCCTTTCGGAGGGAAGCTTTACCATCGACGCAGGCCATGCCTCGCAGCCGCACCATGTGCCGGAATCCAGCTTCATCGTGCGCTCACTGCTCAAGGTTTACGGCGAGCTGTCCGGCCACGACGCGCACACAGTCGCTATCGGCGGCGGTACCTATGCCCGCTGCATGAAGCAGGCCGTCGCCTTCGGCCCCCTCTTTCCGGGCGAAGAAGAGCTGGCGCACCAGGCAGGCGAAAACGTGGACCTTGCGCAGCTCATGCTCAGCGTGCGCATCTTCGCTTACGCGATCGTCGAGCTCGCGGGCGCATAA
- a CDS encoding extracellular solute-binding protein, translating into MIKKIASVLMSFVLIFSLASATALAADEGKTNIVFWHSMGGEHNETINMLAEQFNASQDKITIEPQYQGSYEESINKLKTAMRTKAGPDIIQIYEGGTRFMADSGFITPMQDIIEKYDLDVSALEENILAYYTVDGKLNSMPFNTSVPILYYNKTLLTEMGYPDGPADWKELKEIALKVVEKADPNVPYGFALWSDPWFFEQPLVQQGIATVDQDNGRSGPATHCVLAESDVPLQVVSAWKDLKDSGALADLGFVNSDITAAFTSGMAAMTMASTGSLRGWLNAIGDKFELGTCFFPPIDKDLPNGGVTLGGASLYVIDNGKGEEMEQAIVEFLRFMTTPETQAFWHIRSGYYPITTKAYELDSVKENMEKYPQFQTAIDQLHFSKNMGFGAIYGSFVEGRDAYKQNIEQMLMGEITPEECIKYSVEDIDRLIHNYNKAN; encoded by the coding sequence ATGATAAAGAAAATAGCGTCCGTTCTGATGAGCTTTGTTCTGATTTTTAGCCTGGCGTCGGCAACAGCGCTGGCTGCAGACGAAGGCAAGACCAACATCGTCTTCTGGCATTCCATGGGCGGCGAGCACAACGAAACCATCAACATGCTGGCCGAGCAGTTTAACGCCTCTCAGGACAAGATCACCATCGAGCCGCAGTATCAGGGCTCTTACGAGGAGTCAATCAACAAGCTGAAGACGGCCATGCGCACGAAGGCGGGCCCCGACATCATCCAGATTTATGAAGGCGGCACGCGGTTTATGGCGGACAGCGGCTTTATCACGCCGATGCAGGATATCATCGAAAAATACGACCTGGACGTCAGCGCGCTCGAGGAAAACATACTTGCGTATTACACGGTGGATGGGAAACTGAATTCGATGCCGTTCAACACTTCCGTCCCGATTCTCTATTATAACAAGACGCTTCTGACGGAAATGGGCTATCCGGACGGCCCGGCCGACTGGAAGGAGCTGAAGGAGATCGCCTTGAAGGTGGTCGAAAAGGCAGACCCGAACGTGCCGTACGGCTTTGCGCTCTGGTCCGATCCGTGGTTCTTCGAGCAGCCGCTGGTGCAGCAGGGCATTGCCACGGTCGATCAGGACAACGGCCGTTCCGGCCCCGCTACGCACTGTGTGCTCGCAGAGAGCGACGTGCCGCTTCAGGTCGTTTCCGCCTGGAAGGATTTAAAGGATTCGGGCGCGCTGGCGGATCTGGGCTTTGTAAACTCGGACATCACCGCCGCCTTTACGTCCGGCATGGCCGCGATGACCATGGCCTCTACCGGCTCGCTGCGTGGATGGCTGAATGCGATCGGCGATAAATTTGAACTGGGCACCTGCTTCTTCCCGCCGATCGACAAGGATTTGCCCAATGGCGGCGTTACGCTGGGCGGCGCGTCGCTGTACGTGATCGACAATGGCAAGGGAGAGGAAATGGAGCAGGCAATCGTCGAGTTCCTGCGGTTTATGACGACGCCGGAAACGCAGGCATTCTGGCACATCCGTTCCGGCTATTATCCGATCACGACAAAGGCGTACGAGCTCGACTCCGTAAAGGAGAACATGGAGAAGTACCCGCAGTTCCAGACCGCGATCGATCAACTGCATTTCTCCAAGAACATGGGCTTCGGCGCGATTTACGGCAGCTTTGTCGAAGGACGCGATGCGTATAAGCAGAACATCGAGCAGATGCTGATGGGTGAAATCACGCCGGAGGAATGCATAAAGTACTCGGTTGAAGACATCGACAGGCTCATTCACAATTACAACAAGGCGAACTGA
- a CDS encoding methyltransferase codes for MPDHSDHYYTASPASAHELRTFGFDFGGKTLSFTTDAGVFSKGHVDPGTLLLAASLPAGLAGRVLDLGCGWGALSVLMLSRFPQLSLVMSDVNSRALGLAGQNVRANGMQAEAVLSDGLERVEGQFDAVVTNPPIRAGKQVIYKMFADSRARLKEGGRLFLVIRKQQGAPSALKYLRTLFSSAEVIARDAGYWIIECVA; via the coding sequence ATGCCTGATCACAGCGACCACTACTACACCGCCTCCCCCGCCTCCGCGCACGAGCTGCGGACGTTCGGATTTGATTTCGGCGGAAAGACCCTCTCCTTTACGACGGACGCGGGCGTCTTTTCCAAGGGGCATGTAGATCCGGGCACGCTGCTGCTCGCCGCGTCGCTTCCCGCCGGCCTTGCGGGCCGCGTGCTCGACCTGGGCTGCGGCTGGGGCGCGCTCAGCGTGCTCATGCTCAGCCGCTTTCCGCAGCTTTCGCTCGTCATGTCGGACGTCAACAGCCGCGCGCTTGGCCTAGCCGGACAGAACGTGCGCGCAAACGGCATGCAGGCCGAGGCTGTGCTCAGCGACGGCCTGGAGCGCGTGGAGGGCCAGTTTGACGCCGTCGTCACCAATCCGCCCATCCGCGCGGGCAAGCAGGTCATTTACAAGATGTTTGCGGACAGCCGCGCGCGGCTCAAGGAGGGCGGGCGGCTCTTTCTCGTCATTCGCAAGCAGCAGGGCGCGCCCTCCGCGCTCAAGTACCTGCGCACGCTCTTCTCTTCCGCGGAGGTGATCGCGCGCGACGCGGGCTACTGGATCATCGAGTGCGTGGCGTAG
- a CDS encoding ABC transporter permease subunit, with product MALNNFRMTRTAASVHPGKKRRRGVRQIEPYLYLLPIFVVFGIFLYYPMIRTIHMSLSIVNSMGEVVGFAGLENFVELLTDKRTFWPSMSVTLRFVVLVVPLQLCTGVLLALLAENRRKKSSPIRVIFALPMAVSSACASVIWLILFNPATGLINYLLHAQYNWLGDKNLALGMIAATTVWLTMGTNFLYAFSGLQGISQDLYECASIEGANYRQTLFHVTLPCMSPTLFFLLVTNTIGAFQTFTQVNLMTQGGPGRATRVLAYTIYIEAFRNNRWGYACAQSLVFMAILLVISILQFKLEKKGVHYQ from the coding sequence ATGGCTTTGAACAATTTTCGTATGACGCGCACAGCGGCGTCCGTTCACCCCGGGAAAAAACGGCGCAGGGGGGTTCGGCAAATCGAGCCATACTTGTACCTCCTGCCCATTTTCGTCGTCTTTGGCATCTTTCTGTACTACCCGATGATACGAACGATTCACATGAGCCTCTCGATCGTCAACTCGATGGGCGAGGTAGTGGGCTTTGCCGGACTTGAAAACTTTGTGGAACTGCTGACGGACAAGCGCACCTTTTGGCCCAGCATGAGCGTGACGCTGCGTTTCGTCGTCCTGGTGGTGCCGTTACAGCTGTGCACGGGCGTGCTGCTCGCCCTGCTCGCCGAAAACAGGCGCAAGAAGTCGAGCCCGATCCGCGTAATTTTCGCTTTGCCGATGGCGGTATCGTCCGCCTGCGCCTCGGTCATCTGGCTGATCCTGTTTAACCCGGCTACGGGCCTGATCAACTATCTACTGCACGCGCAGTATAACTGGCTGGGCGACAAGAATTTGGCGCTGGGCATGATCGCGGCCACCACGGTATGGCTGACCATGGGCACAAACTTCCTATATGCCTTTTCCGGGCTTCAGGGGATCTCGCAGGATCTCTATGAATGCGCCTCTATCGAGGGGGCGAATTACAGGCAGACGCTCTTTCACGTGACGCTGCCCTGTATGTCCCCGACGCTGTTCTTCCTGCTGGTCACGAACACGATCGGCGCGTTTCAGACGTTTACGCAGGTAAACCTGATGACACAGGGCGGCCCGGGACGCGCCACGCGCGTGCTGGCCTATACGATTTACATCGAAGCGTTCCGCAATAACCGCTGGGGTTACGCCTGTGCGCAGTCGCTCGTGTTTATGGCCATCCTGCTGGTGATCTCCATTCTTCAGTTCAAGCTCGAAAAGAAAGGGGTGCATTATCAGTGA
- a CDS encoding PHP-associated domain-containing protein, with amino-acid sequence MNDLVKLETHLHTCEVSACGKVPAQEMIRLCLEAGYRAVVVTDHFLPGKFQNAAARDAFLTGYRLAAEAGAALNLTVLPGMEIRFSSGDEDFLVYGLTEDAILHLPDSVCEDGLPAFHALCRENGWLVYQAHPFRPKLRVMPACDLDGIETRNCNPRHDSHNDLAQAYADHYGLLTLCGSDAHQLGDTGAGGIYVPGGVLTPHGLVDYLRRTPHPAFVDTQD; translated from the coding sequence ATGAATGATCTCGTCAAACTCGAAACCCACCTGCACACCTGCGAGGTGAGCGCCTGCGGCAAGGTGCCCGCCCAAGAGATGATCCGCCTGTGCCTGGAGGCCGGATACCGTGCCGTCGTGGTCACGGACCATTTTCTGCCCGGCAAGTTTCAAAATGCCGCTGCACGGGACGCGTTCCTCACCGGCTACCGGCTGGCCGCCGAAGCCGGGGCCGCGCTGAATCTGACCGTGCTGCCGGGCATGGAGATTCGCTTCTCCTCCGGCGACGAGGATTTTCTCGTCTACGGCCTGACGGAAGACGCCATCCTCCATCTCCCGGACAGCGTCTGCGAGGACGGGCTTCCCGCCTTTCACGCGCTCTGCCGCGAAAACGGCTGGCTCGTCTATCAGGCGCACCCCTTCCGCCCCAAGCTTCGCGTCATGCCCGCCTGCGATCTGGACGGCATCGAGACGCGCAACTGCAACCCGCGCCACGACAGCCACAACGACCTCGCCCAGGCTTATGCGGATCACTACGGGCTGCTCACGCTCTGCGGGTCGGACGCTCACCAGCTGGGCGACACGGGCGCGGGCGGCATCTACGTGCCCGGCGGCGTGCTGACCCCCCATGGGCTCGTGGACTACCTGCGCCGAACCCCGCACCCCGCCTTTGTTGACACACAGGACTGA
- a CDS encoding ABC transporter permease subunit, which translates to MRPNTRWGRAIMMALRVLMVLVVLFPIWFAVSASFMDLDELYMRPPRIIPSSFQLTYYADALHTAPLLRFLGNSLVMSVGIMLGQLVLCSLAAFAFAYFDFKGKNVIFMAMLATMMIPGESIVISNYMTIGDLGWYDTFQGLILPGTASAISVFFLRQAFLTVPKELYEVARLDGCSNLRYLAQLLLPLCKGQLGALGIYTYIGAWNQYLWPLLVTNKTEMRTVQVGISMLQNSESIAVNMVMAGITIILFPSILIFFIGQKQILSGAFTGALKG; encoded by the coding sequence GTGAGGCCAAATACGCGCTGGGGGCGGGCGATCATGATGGCGCTGCGGGTGCTCATGGTCCTCGTCGTGCTCTTCCCCATCTGGTTTGCGGTCAGCGCCAGCTTTATGGATCTGGACGAACTGTACATGCGCCCGCCGCGGATCATCCCGTCTTCGTTTCAGCTGACCTACTACGCGGACGCGCTCCACACCGCGCCGCTGCTGCGCTTCCTCGGCAACAGCCTTGTCATGTCGGTGGGCATCATGCTGGGGCAGCTCGTGCTGTGCAGTCTGGCCGCCTTTGCCTTTGCCTACTTCGACTTTAAGGGGAAGAATGTCATCTTCATGGCGATGCTCGCTACGATGATGATCCCCGGCGAATCGATCGTCATTTCCAACTACATGACCATCGGCGACCTGGGGTGGTACGATACCTTTCAAGGGCTCATTCTGCCCGGAACGGCCTCGGCCATATCGGTCTTCTTTCTGCGGCAGGCCTTTCTCACCGTGCCCAAGGAGCTGTACGAGGTGGCACGCCTGGACGGATGCAGCAACCTGCGCTACCTCGCGCAGCTTCTCCTGCCGCTTTGCAAGGGACAACTGGGCGCGCTGGGCATCTATACGTACATCGGCGCCTGGAACCAATATCTCTGGCCGCTGCTCGTGACGAACAAGACAGAGATGCGAACGGTACAGGTCGGCATCAGTATGCTGCAAAACTCCGAGTCGATCGCCGTAAACATGGTCATGGCCGGCATCACGATCATCCTTTTTCCCTCGATCCTCATCTTCTTTATCGGACAAAAGCAGATCCTCTCCGGGGCCTTTACCGGCGCGCTGAAGGGGTAA
- a CDS encoding MBL fold metallo-hydrolase — translation MQETELIFLGTSVCIPETGDDTASFLVGGELLIDVGWHVTDRLRLGGYAPAGIDTLCFTHMHHDHMMALPAFLYERYARGTAGALNVYGPYPMTRAIEDAKRFLQLDVYWPDAMQPNVHVLRSGNSFQTEHLSVQTMASDHAVPGLCYRVEDRRSGVVLGFGGDGAYQDELAGFFQGCDVLIHEFSFGLQKPADNQQRHSDICDAARVARDAGARMLCPVHGPARMREACEAQARRIYDGRLLWPAPGERLLICKGSGRLI, via the coding sequence ATGCAAGAGACGGAACTGATTTTTCTGGGCACGTCCGTGTGCATACCGGAAACGGGGGACGATACGGCGAGTTTTCTCGTCGGGGGCGAGCTCCTGATTGACGTGGGCTGGCACGTGACCGACCGGCTGCGACTTGGCGGATACGCTCCAGCCGGAATCGATACCCTATGCTTTACGCACATGCACCACGACCACATGATGGCGCTGCCCGCGTTTTTATATGAACGCTATGCGCGTGGGACGGCGGGTGCGCTTAACGTCTACGGCCCGTATCCCATGACGCGGGCGATAGAGGACGCAAAGCGTTTCTTGCAGCTTGACGTTTACTGGCCTGACGCGATGCAGCCGAACGTACATGTCCTCCGTAGCGGCAACAGCTTTCAAACGGAGCACCTGAGCGTCCAGACGATGGCAAGTGACCATGCGGTGCCGGGGCTTTGCTATCGCGTGGAGGACAGGCGAAGCGGCGTAGTGCTTGGCTTTGGCGGCGATGGCGCCTATCAGGATGAATTGGCTGGCTTTTTTCAAGGGTGCGACGTCCTGATTCACGAATTTTCCTTTGGGCTGCAAAAGCCCGCCGATAACCAGCAGCGCCATTCGGACATCTGCGACGCAGCGCGTGTGGCGCGCGACGCAGGCGCGCGGATGCTCTGCCCGGTTCACGGCCCCGCGCGGATGCGTGAGGCATGCGAGGCGCAGGCGCGAAGGATTTACGACGGAAGGCTTTTATGGCCTGCTCCGGGCGAGCGGCTCTTGATTTGCAAGGGATCCGGTCGCCTGATCTGA
- a CDS encoding MBL fold metallo-hydrolase, with product MKITFLGTGAAELYPGAWCQCDYCAYAREHGGRNVRFTSSIHFADRCLVDFPADVMNKALQYGVDMLRTELLLVTHSHADHFDPQMLYWRFKAYGADELPETERYNAPCARFGDLPQLRIFGNRKVFTRMEHIFEQRELADYALDFTIPEAYHEYHHAGVDFIPMIASHPDSLGERGLIYLIHAQGKTFLYATDSDTYIDRTRACIRAHKVDAVIMEATFGITEKGRGHMTLGRVRDEVRFFEENQLFTGAPQVFLTHMSPHRTPPYDQLSAMLEGSCIHSAYDGMVLEL from the coding sequence ATGAAAATTACGTTTCTTGGCACCGGGGCGGCGGAACTGTATCCCGGGGCGTGGTGCCAGTGCGACTATTGCGCCTACGCGCGCGAGCACGGCGGGCGCAATGTCCGTTTTACGAGCTCCATCCACTTTGCGGACAGGTGCCTGGTGGACTTCCCCGCGGACGTCATGAATAAGGCGCTGCAGTACGGTGTGGACATGCTGCGCACGGAGCTTTTGTTGGTGACGCATTCCCACGCGGACCATTTCGACCCGCAGATGCTCTACTGGCGGTTCAAGGCCTACGGCGCGGACGAGCTGCCGGAAACGGAACGCTACAACGCGCCCTGCGCGCGCTTCGGCGACCTGCCGCAGCTGCGCATCTTTGGCAACCGCAAGGTCTTTACGAGGATGGAGCATATCTTTGAGCAACGCGAGCTGGCGGATTACGCGCTGGACTTTACGATTCCGGAAGCTTATCATGAATATCATCACGCGGGCGTCGATTTTATTCCCATGATTGCCAGTCATCCGGACAGCCTGGGAGAACGCGGGCTCATCTACCTCATCCACGCGCAGGGCAAGACATTTCTCTATGCGACGGATTCCGATACCTATATCGATCGCACGCGGGCATGTATCCGCGCTCATAAGGTGGATGCGGTCATCATGGAGGCGACGTTCGGAATCACGGAAAAAGGACGCGGCCACATGACGCTTGGGCGCGTCCGCGATGAAGTGCGCTTCTTTGAGGAAAATCAGCTTTTTACGGGTGCACCGCAGGTTTTTCTTACGCACATGAGTCCGCACCGCACGCCGCCGTACGATCAGCTAAGCGCGATGCTGGAAGGATCCTGCATTCATTCCGCCTATGACGGCATGGTACTGGAGCTGTGA